The proteins below come from a single Anaerobacillus alkaliphilus genomic window:
- a CDS encoding AraC family transcriptional regulator, with product MVKRDEDFEINSFNHSRFSNNLTYISNGHKPPNMHKWGPGVRDIYALHYIERGKGVLETRHGRFSLKAGESFMIYPHMEIHYYPDLEDPWEYVWVDFNGEEAEKLLSLTMFSPDKPVVPICNVNLKSFFDIGVNINTKPFDKLRSDAKLRLLLSYYIEYYQKETLILQTDYVGVAKNYIHNNYWKNTMRVSDIVNAAKIERSYLFRLFKEETGMSISTYVTEYRIRRACELLKSAELSIKSVAYSVGYRDQLYFSKIFKKATSHTPSEYMTLHANRSVL from the coding sequence ATGGTGAAGCGAGATGAAGATTTTGAAATTAACTCCTTCAATCATTCGCGTTTTAGCAATAATTTGACTTACATCAGCAATGGCCATAAGCCTCCTAATATGCATAAATGGGGGCCGGGTGTACGTGATATATATGCTTTGCACTATATCGAAAGAGGAAAGGGGGTTCTAGAGACAAGGCATGGTAGGTTTTCACTAAAAGCAGGAGAAAGCTTCATGATATATCCTCATATGGAAATACATTACTATCCGGATTTGGAAGATCCTTGGGAGTATGTTTGGGTTGATTTTAACGGTGAAGAAGCTGAAAAACTGTTGTCTTTGACAATGTTTTCGCCTGATAAGCCTGTTGTCCCGATATGCAATGTAAATCTAAAATCCTTTTTTGATATTGGTGTGAACATCAATACTAAACCATTCGATAAATTACGGTCTGATGCCAAGTTGCGTCTGCTCCTATCCTATTATATTGAATATTATCAAAAAGAAACCTTAATCCTGCAAACAGATTATGTAGGAGTGGCGAAGAATTATATTCACAACAATTATTGGAAAAATACGATGAGGGTTTCGGATATCGTGAACGCTGCTAAAATCGAGCGCAGTTACTTGTTCCGCTTATTTAAAGAGGAAACTGGAATGTCTATCTCAACCTATGTCACCGAATACAGAATCCGCCGTGCGTGTGAACTCTTGAAGTCGGCTGAACTGTCTATTAAATCGGTAGCTTACTCTGTTGGATATAGGGATCAACTATACTTCTCGAAAATATTTAAAAAGGCAACGTCACATACTCCTTCAGAATATATGACATTGCATGCAAATCGTTCAGTGCTTTAA
- a CDS encoding glycoside hydrolase family 27 protein, protein MDSHKLLGLRPAMGWNSWNTFTWDINEQLIRDVADRFVSEGYKDAGYEYIVIDDCWSLKERDSEGNLVHDPIKFPSGIRALADYIHEKGLKFGMYSCVGTHTCAGFPGSFEHEFQDAQLLAEWGVDYLKYDYCFKPRSMSGELLYKRMSLALKNCGRDILFSACNWGEDNVYQWIRESGAHMYRSTGDIQDNWDSIKSLTLSQLDKTCYTGSFCHNDMDMLVVGMYGGSNDGFIGSKIGGCSDNEYKTHFALWCMMGSPLMIGCDIRNANDVTKDILLNPELIKINQDVEGRGAYRIKPEPQWFHSDDVFMLVKVLTDGDLAIGFFNLSDTQREISLQFWDLGLPYASGFSLELYDCWEYKELGKFKERFAPTVPARDCLVVRAKLVK, encoded by the coding sequence ATGGACAGTCATAAGTTACTGGGTTTGAGGCCCGCAATGGGGTGGAACTCTTGGAACACCTTTACTTGGGATATTAATGAACAACTAATACGGGATGTAGCAGATCGCTTTGTTTCAGAGGGGTATAAGGATGCTGGATATGAATATATCGTTATCGATGACTGTTGGAGTTTGAAGGAAAGGGACTCTGAAGGAAATTTGGTGCACGATCCTATCAAATTCCCAAGCGGTATACGAGCACTCGCAGACTATATTCATGAAAAGGGCTTAAAGTTCGGTATGTATTCATGCGTAGGTACCCATACTTGCGCCGGCTTTCCGGGCAGTTTTGAGCACGAATTCCAAGACGCTCAATTATTAGCCGAATGGGGCGTTGATTATTTAAAATATGATTACTGCTTTAAGCCAAGGAGTATGTCAGGGGAATTGTTGTATAAACGAATGAGTCTCGCTCTTAAAAATTGCGGGAGAGACATTTTATTTTCCGCCTGCAACTGGGGTGAAGATAATGTGTACCAATGGATTCGAGAATCCGGTGCTCATATGTATAGGTCGACTGGCGACATACAAGATAACTGGGACTCGATAAAAAGCCTGACCCTTTCACAGCTCGATAAGACATGTTACACAGGCTCCTTCTGCCATAATGATATGGATATGCTTGTGGTAGGAATGTACGGTGGTAGTAACGATGGTTTTATCGGCAGTAAAATCGGAGGGTGCAGCGACAATGAGTACAAAACCCATTTTGCTTTATGGTGTATGATGGGTTCTCCTCTCATGATTGGTTGTGATATCCGAAACGCTAATGACGTAACAAAGGATATTCTGTTAAACCCAGAGCTTATCAAAATTAATCAAGATGTCGAAGGGCGCGGGGCTTACCGTATTAAACCGGAGCCGCAGTGGTTCCATTCAGATGATGTTTTTATGCTTGTCAAAGTTCTCACAGACGGTGACCTTGCCATCGGCTTCTTTAACTTGAGCGATACTCAGAGAGAAATTTCATTACAATTCTGGGATCTAGGACTTCCGTATGCGTCTGGTTTCTCTTTAGAACTGTATGACTGTTGGGAGTATAAGGAACTTGGTAAATTTAAAGAACGATTCGCTCCAACTGTTCCGGCACGGGATTGTTTAGTTGTACGGGCAAAATTAGTCAAATGA
- a CDS encoding Nif3-like dinuclear metal center hexameric protein has protein sequence MDVSHIVKGINDLFNTTSKEIYSKESGITYNADKQVKRLGYCVNLTLETIEEARNHGVSMMLTHHDAWDEIFGLKEACIEKLAEYGISHYYNHLPLDDCNFGTNDSLLIKLNLEIVKRTHEWEGLYFGRVAEYGEEVEFSEFVKYIENLLEEPVKSWRFNDKKVKRVGLVCGNGAPTTCLKESVENECDVYITGECNLYTIQYAKFKGINLIIGSHTFTEFFGIESLALKLNENIKELEVVKLNEEHYEANIK, from the coding sequence ATGGATGTTTCACATATTGTCAAAGGAATTAATGATCTTTTCAATACAACAAGTAAGGAAATCTATTCTAAGGAATCTGGAATTACATACAATGCAGATAAACAAGTAAAAAGGTTAGGATATTGTGTTAATTTAACGCTTGAAACTATCGAGGAAGCAAGAAATCATGGAGTTAGTATGATGTTGACCCACCACGATGCATGGGATGAAATCTTTGGATTAAAAGAGGCATGCATCGAAAAACTAGCCGAGTATGGTATTAGTCACTACTATAATCACTTGCCGCTTGATGACTGTAACTTTGGAACAAATGATAGTTTATTAATAAAATTAAACTTAGAAATTGTTAAGAGGACTCACGAGTGGGAAGGATTATATTTTGGTAGAGTCGCAGAATACGGTGAAGAAGTTGAATTTAGTGAATTTGTAAAATATATTGAAAACCTACTTGAAGAACCGGTTAAATCTTGGCGGTTTAATGACAAAAAGGTGAAGCGAGTGGGCTTAGTCTGTGGTAATGGTGCGCCAACAACATGCCTTAAGGAATCAGTCGAAAATGAGTGTGATGTATATATTACAGGGGAATGTAATTTGTATACGATACAATATGCTAAGTTTAAAGGAATAAATCTTATCATTGGTAGTCATACTTTTACAGAATTCTTTGGTATTGAAAGTTTAGCGTTGAAATTGAATGAGAATATAAAAGAACTTGAGGTAGTAAAACTTAATGAAGAGCATTATGAAGCAAATATAAAGTAA
- a CDS encoding NADH-dependent flavin oxidoreductase: protein MNTKYNPLFEEFTFKSGVRLKNRILMAPMTNFASKKNGEVSDEELPYYRVRSNGVGAVITAVAYVTPDGKGFVNEISAHSDEMIPGLKRLADTIKGAGAKAILQIFHAGRMAPPELLEDGQPVSASAVVALRPGSVTPRELTEGEIETIIQAFGDATRRAIEAGFDGVEIHGANTYLIQQFFSPHSNRRTDKWGGTLEKRMAFSLAIIDVVKATVDEHAKNPFIIGYRISPEEKENPGITMEDTLVFVDTLAEQDLDYLHISVQNFWQGSIRDEEDKKSRVTLIHERVGDKVPIIGVGSLHTPDDVMKALDTGVPLLALGRELIVEPNWIEKVQSGEEDTIATTLTNDDQEKLIVPDALWSAIMNTPGWFPVVSK, encoded by the coding sequence TTGAATACAAAATATAACCCACTATTTGAAGAGTTTACGTTTAAAAGCGGTGTTCGCTTAAAAAATCGTATTCTAATGGCTCCGATGACGAACTTTGCATCCAAAAAAAATGGTGAAGTTAGCGATGAAGAATTGCCATACTATAGAGTTAGGTCCAATGGAGTTGGAGCTGTTATTACCGCTGTTGCCTATGTAACTCCTGACGGAAAAGGGTTCGTGAATGAAATTAGTGCGCACTCTGATGAGATGATCCCAGGTTTAAAGCGGCTTGCCGATACAATTAAAGGGGCAGGTGCCAAAGCAATCCTGCAAATTTTCCATGCGGGAAGAATGGCCCCACCTGAGTTGTTAGAGGATGGTCAACCGGTTAGTGCAAGTGCGGTTGTTGCTCTTAGACCTGGGTCAGTCACTCCTCGTGAATTAACTGAAGGCGAAATTGAAACAATCATACAAGCGTTTGGCGATGCCACTAGACGTGCAATTGAAGCTGGATTTGACGGCGTAGAAATTCACGGGGCAAATACGTATTTAATACAACAATTCTTTTCCCCACACTCCAACAGAAGAACGGACAAATGGGGAGGTACGCTTGAAAAACGAATGGCGTTTTCACTTGCTATCATAGACGTAGTGAAAGCTACAGTTGATGAACATGCAAAAAACCCTTTTATTATTGGCTACCGAATATCCCCAGAGGAGAAGGAAAACCCAGGGATTACGATGGAAGATACGCTGGTTTTTGTGGATACTCTAGCAGAGCAAGATTTAGATTATTTACATATCTCTGTCCAAAATTTTTGGCAAGGTTCAATTAGAGATGAAGAAGATAAAAAGTCTAGGGTGACGCTCATCCATGAACGAGTGGGAGATAAAGTTCCTATTATTGGTGTAGGTTCACTACATACACCAGATGATGTAATGAAAGCACTAGACACAGGAGTTCCTTTGCTAGCATTAGGACGAGAATTAATTGTTGAACCAAATTGGATAGAAAAAGTCCAATCTGGTGAAGAAGACACCATCGCCACAACATTAACAAATGACGACCAAGAAAAGTTAATTGTGCCTGATGCGTTATGGTCAGCTATCATGAATACACCCGGTTGGTTTCCTGTCGTTAGTAAATAA
- a CDS encoding NAD(P)/FAD-dependent oxidoreductase: MLRISNIKLLADFDPSKEQELLALKIQKVLRVKKDKILSFSISKKSIDARDKNNVQLVYSVDVEINNESLYLGIKDVSYFEPLEYSIKKITKNNRPVVVGSGPAGLFCALVLAEHGLNPIVFEQGMDVDKRKVAVEKFWKYGELDTNCNVQFGEGGAGTFSDGKLTTGIKNPKIPKVFNELVEAGAPREISYLSKPHIGTDILITVVRNIRKKIERLGGEVRFETKMKELIIEAGEVRGLVLEGQQGKVESIETDAVVLAIGHSARDTFYMLKELGVDMIPKPFAVGVRIEHLQKDIDEQQFGRFASSPLLGASEYTLNAHLANGRGAYTFCMCPGGHVVAASSEKNTVVTNGMSYSARSGENANSALLVSVSPKDFNGDVLGAIEFQRKLERKAFEVGGGNYYAPVQLVGDFLADKPSKQIGRVIPTYTPGITTTDLRECLDDFIVDSIKDGLRAMDKKLSGFIKHDAILSAVESRSSSPVTIRRNPLTFESNIKGLYPCGEGAGYAGGITSSAVDGIKCAEALMKIDA; this comes from the coding sequence ATGTTAAGAATAAGTAATATAAAGCTTCTAGCTGATTTTGACCCAAGTAAGGAGCAGGAACTATTAGCTCTGAAAATTCAAAAAGTCTTAAGGGTCAAAAAGGACAAAATTTTATCTTTTAGTATTTCTAAAAAGTCAATTGACGCAAGGGATAAAAATAATGTCCAGCTTGTATATTCAGTTGATGTTGAAATTAATAATGAGAGCTTATATTTAGGGATAAAAGACGTATCCTACTTTGAACCTTTAGAATATAGCATCAAGAAAATCACAAAAAACAATCGTCCAGTAGTAGTTGGTAGTGGACCTGCTGGACTTTTTTGCGCCTTGGTGTTAGCGGAGCATGGTTTAAACCCAATTGTTTTCGAGCAGGGAATGGACGTAGACAAGAGAAAAGTCGCTGTTGAGAAGTTTTGGAAATACGGCGAACTCGACACGAATTGTAATGTTCAATTTGGTGAAGGTGGAGCAGGAACATTTTCAGATGGTAAATTAACAACAGGCATAAAAAATCCTAAAATCCCAAAAGTGTTTAATGAACTTGTAGAAGCTGGTGCTCCTAGGGAGATATCTTATCTATCAAAACCTCATATTGGAACTGATATATTAATTACGGTTGTTAGAAATATCCGGAAAAAAATCGAACGACTAGGTGGAGAAGTGCGTTTCGAAACGAAAATGAAAGAACTTATTATTGAAGCTGGTGAAGTTAGAGGCTTAGTACTAGAAGGACAGCAAGGGAAAGTAGAGTCAATTGAAACTGATGCAGTGGTGCTCGCGATAGGGCATAGTGCCAGGGATACTTTTTACATGTTAAAGGAATTAGGAGTAGACATGATACCGAAGCCTTTTGCTGTAGGTGTCCGTATTGAACATCTCCAAAAAGACATCGATGAACAACAGTTTGGTCGCTTTGCTAGTAGTCCATTACTTGGAGCATCTGAATATACGTTGAATGCACATCTTGCCAATGGAAGAGGTGCTTACACGTTTTGTATGTGTCCTGGAGGTCATGTTGTTGCAGCCTCTTCAGAAAAAAATACAGTAGTTACGAATGGTATGAGCTATAGTGCAAGAAGTGGTGAAAATGCCAACAGTGCATTACTTGTTTCTGTCTCACCAAAAGATTTTAATGGCGATGTATTAGGGGCAATTGAGTTTCAAAGAAAACTTGAACGAAAAGCCTTTGAAGTTGGAGGTGGAAATTATTACGCACCAGTCCAACTGGTTGGCGATTTCTTAGCAGATAAACCTAGTAAACAAATTGGGCGTGTTATTCCAACTTATACCCCAGGTATCACAACTACAGATTTAAGAGAATGTCTTGATGATTTTATCGTTGACAGTATAAAGGATGGCTTACGAGCAATGGATAAAAAACTTTCAGGCTTTATCAAACACGACGCAATTTTATCTGCTGTAGAAAGCCGAAGTTCATCACCAGTTACGATTAGGCGAAATCCGCTAACATTTGAGTCGAACATCAAGGGGTTATACCCTTGTGGTGAAGGTGCAGGTTATGCTGGAGGTATCACGTCCAGCGCGGTTGACGGTATAAAATGCGCAGAAGCATTAATGAAAATTGACGCTTAG
- a CDS encoding DUF1328 family protein yields MLRWSIIFFIIALIAAFFGFIGIAGAAVEIAKFIFYIFIIFFIISLIGSVIRRYKRKPSPKLIKYNEKTFATVCYNEAKVFLSRNNFTGSGEMIENKKYFYWAIAIAIFVIILNLPFPHARSLIETILLSLNASHRSAGGIHYVGVISLILVIISLFLLSNSLKKYRGRFVLLGFVVMMVGPVFLVSVYQQSVATGIYAVSYDRESSNCQFTMIDDETLVGTCKLPFVNHSRKPVEFSVEFYERHRFEGDPQMLTLMNHEGLHEITLSGRERRIVTLETEIDISTVENHIWSGTANGVNIIIKSEKSRREL; encoded by the coding sequence ATGTTAAGATGGTCAATTATCTTTTTTATCATTGCACTAATAGCGGCATTCTTCGGCTTTATCGGAATAGCTGGTGCAGCAGTTGAAATTGCTAAATTTATTTTTTATATCTTCATCATATTTTTTATTATCTCGCTTATTGGTAGCGTAATTAGGAGATATAAGCGTAAACCTTCTCCTAAATTAATAAAATATAATGAAAAAACCTTCGCTACAGTTTGTTATAATGAAGCGAAGGTTTTTTTGAGCAGAAACAATTTTACTGGGAGTGGTGAGATGATCGAAAATAAAAAATACTTTTATTGGGCAATAGCAATTGCAATATTTGTGATCATACTCAATTTGCCCTTCCCGCACGCAAGATCATTAATCGAGACTATTCTGTTAAGTCTAAATGCATCACACCGATCTGCTGGTGGAATCCATTATGTCGGGGTTATTTCGCTCATCCTTGTCATAATTAGTCTGTTTTTACTGTCAAACTCTTTGAAAAAATATAGAGGTCGCTTTGTTCTCCTCGGATTTGTTGTTATGATGGTTGGACCAGTCTTTTTAGTTAGTGTTTATCAACAATCGGTAGCAACTGGAATTTATGCGGTTTCCTATGATCGCGAGTCAAGCAATTGTCAATTTACGATGATTGATGATGAAACATTAGTAGGTACTTGTAAACTGCCATTTGTAAATCACAGTAGAAAGCCTGTTGAATTTTCAGTTGAGTTTTACGAGCGGCATCGCTTTGAGGGTGATCCCCAAATGCTTACTTTAATGAATCATGAAGGTTTGCATGAAATCACTCTTTCTGGAAGAGAAAGAAGAATAGTTACTCTAGAAACCGAAATAGATATTTCAACAGTTGAGAACCACATTTGGAGTGGGACAGCTAACGGAGTAAACATCATAATTAAATCTGAGAAAAGTAGGAGAGAGTTATAA
- a CDS encoding YcxB family protein, with amino-acid sequence MVNKSITLEGQLTYEEFKQYSRYHSRKVLTRYFIIVFLVSIIGVYIMAYDELGWFLTISLPLSITYMGFITLKIVLNFFNKMHYDRNPTLKQRMKYMINAKSIRLTGNSLQSKYVWEDILSTTEYKDMFLLYVTKTSALILPKRYFKNKEDIVRFKGLLEEKINPKKLKLI; translated from the coding sequence ATGGTTAATAAGTCCATTACTTTAGAAGGACAACTGACATACGAAGAATTTAAACAATACAGTCGATATCATTCAAGGAAAGTCCTCACTCGTTATTTCATCATTGTGTTTCTAGTTTCCATTATTGGAGTTTACATCATGGCTTATGATGAACTTGGCTGGTTTCTTACTATTTCATTACCACTATCCATCACTTACATGGGTTTTATAACCCTCAAGATTGTATTGAATTTTTTTAATAAAATGCATTATGATCGAAACCCAACGTTAAAACAAAGAATGAAATACATGATTAACGCTAAATCGATCCGTCTAACTGGTAATAGCCTACAATCAAAGTATGTCTGGGAAGATATATTATCAACTACAGAATACAAAGATATGTTCCTTCTTTACGTCACAAAAACATCAGCACTTATTTTGCCTAAAAGATATTTTAAGAACAAAGAGGATATCGTTCGATTTAAAGGACTACTAGAGGAAAAGATTAATCCTAAAAAATTGAAATTAATATAG
- a CDS encoding DMT family transporter, with the protein MRLFGPLLVLSLIWGLSFVFIENLIGTAGVWGTVFLRCLAGAIILLPILLIKFKRKEVPKRLPWKALVTVGVFNAALPWGLIALSQTNITSNTAAVLNALTPILTGLNGFIIFSVFLNKRQWIGIILGFVGILILMEFNINELFSSNFIGIGTMVLATTCYGFASHFTRRHLQGLNVVIITTFSLLVGACIGAIGVVVTDSSSFANIINSIDLVFLVSVIGLGCLGSGIAHLLYYYLINHGGAEFASTVTYLIPLTALMWGNVLLGEPITSNLIIGLITIFLGVFLANQKSRVIVQTTIKSQ; encoded by the coding sequence ATGAGATTATTCGGGCCTTTACTCGTATTAAGTTTAATATGGGGATTATCCTTTGTGTTTATAGAAAACTTAATTGGTACAGCAGGTGTATGGGGAACTGTATTTTTACGCTGTCTAGCTGGTGCAATCATTCTTTTACCAATTCTATTAATTAAGTTTAAGAGAAAAGAGGTTCCAAAACGCCTTCCGTGGAAAGCACTAGTGACCGTTGGGGTGTTTAATGCTGCATTACCGTGGGGGCTCATAGCACTTAGTCAAACGAATATTACAAGTAACACAGCAGCGGTCCTTAATGCTTTGACACCAATATTGACGGGTTTAAATGGATTTATTATCTTTTCGGTCTTTCTTAACAAAAGGCAGTGGATAGGCATTATTCTTGGGTTTGTTGGAATTTTAATCTTAATGGAATTTAACATTAACGAGTTATTTTCTAGCAATTTCATTGGAATTGGAACTATGGTGCTAGCGACCACTTGCTATGGATTTGCATCTCATTTTACAAGAAGACACCTGCAAGGGTTGAATGTCGTTATCATTACAACATTCTCTTTACTAGTTGGTGCATGTATAGGGGCGATAGGAGTAGTTGTCACAGACTCTTCGTCATTTGCAAACATAATAAACTCTATCGATTTAGTGTTCCTTGTTTCTGTAATAGGTTTAGGTTGTTTAGGATCAGGGATTGCTCACTTACTCTATTATTATTTGATTAACCATGGCGGAGCAGAATTTGCTAGTACTGTCACTTACCTGATCCCCCTTACGGCACTTATGTGGGGCAATGTATTACTAGGAGAACCAATCACTAGTAACCTAATAATTGGCTTGATAACAATATTCTTGGGAGTCTTTCTGGCAAATCAAAAGTCTAGAGTAATAGTTCAAACTACAATAAAGTCACAGTGA